The proteins below are encoded in one region of Silene latifolia isolate original U9 population chromosome 2, ASM4854445v1, whole genome shotgun sequence:
- the LOC141642091 gene encoding kinesin-like protein KIN-12B: MMKHFMLPKTSSFREANPLSELSPSPHSNPNPNKSKSNRKLKCPPRDKENTEPSSVAGELLAGKPSPSPAKLRSPLPPRPPPCNPLKRKLSNDLVSDIIGLGVGVGPPCSSSLSDTGVRVVVRMRPLNKDEEDSEMIVQKMSNDSLLINGHTFTYDSVADTESTQLEIFDLVGSPLVENCLAGFNSSVFAYGQTGSGKTYTMWGPANALLEENLANEQQGLTPRVFERLFARINEEQIKHADKQLTYQCRCSFLEIYNEQITDLLDPTQKNLQIREDVKSGVYVENLKEECVSTVKDVIRLLLKGLSHRKTGVTSVNAESSRSHSVFTCVVESQCKSMTDGVSSFKTSRINLVDLAGSERQKLTGAAGERLKEAGNINRSLSQLGNLINILAEVSQTGKQRHIPYRDSRLTFLLQESLGGNAKLAMICAISPSQSCRSETFSTLRFAQRAKAIKNKAVVNEVTQDDINVLREVIKQLKDELQRMKAHGDHNNPNAAYANSWNARRSLSLLKFSLNHPMALRHLDEDGDIEMEVVDEAVDKLCHKVGLESTGTKSITNPGGVGKTSINGNIESQISEVSDVSMEEGMSEIDTTETIVDTSCSSNNKTDGIADMEEAMNETPSQATEDSSVNMGSSLTTTTTTVAVPANNLPCGSLEAVTTTTLSLIPCDVSPILPSPAPSVSPRPSVTSSRKSLKSSTMLTASQKAVQSSGLGNQPRRTTDNLAASLHRGLEIIECQRQSSAFRTSPLRFSFKPTELKTILPLPKIDVGTQTLSESPDMLAEDSVVYVCSTCKKRIHNVDEEEATDPSNLQLVPVDRSLPAEKPMKQVPKAVEKVLAGAIRREMALEDFCAKQSHEISHLNRLVQQYKHERECNAIIGQMREDKINRLENLMDGVLPSEDFMEEEFICLRKEHEILKEKYENHPEVLETRIELERAQDELERLRNFFDMGEKEVLVEEIHDLRSQLQYYTENSPKARQRKSLLQLTYSCDPSPCPQLNPIVEANEENAMEKLEQERTKWTEVESQWISLADELKLELETCRSHAEVLERELVAEKKCSDELKEAMQLAMEGHARMLEQYADLEEKHMQMLARHRKMQEGIEDVKKAAVKSGVKGPESKFINILAAQISAFRVEKEKERRYLRDENKMLQSQLRDTAEAVQAAGELLVRLKEAEEAIAAAETRALKAEEETQKLSKQIDELKKQHELEMSTLNHVVAKSPPFPDHKQSAAKYDAGTHESFENNRWKEEFEGFFDKDADDDLSSKLSEPASWFSGYDRCNI; the protein is encoded by the exons ATGATGAAGCATTTCATGCTCCCGAAAACGTCGTCGTTTCGCGAAGCAAATCCATTATCGGAACTATCCCCATCTCCTCactctaaccctaaccctaacaaATCGAAATCGAACCGAAAACTGAAATGTCCGCCGAGAGACAAAGAGAACACAGAACCTTCCTCCGTCGCCGGAGAATTACTCGCCGGAAAACCGTCTCCGTCGCCGGCGAAGCTTCGGAGTCCTCTTCCGCCGAGACCTCCGCCGTGTAATCCTCTTAAACGGAAGCTTAGTAACGACCTCGTTTCTGATATTATTGGTCTTGGTGTCGGTGTGGGGCCTCCTTGTTCTTCGTCATTGTCCGACACCGGCGTTAGG GTGGTGGTGCGAATGCGGCCACTAAACAAGGATGAGGAAGACAGTGAAATGATAGTGCAGAAAATGTCAAATGATTCTTTGTTAATCAATGGACACACCTTTACATATGACTCTGTGGCTGATACAGAGTCGACTCAG TTAGAAATCTTCGATCTCGTAGGATCTCCACTTGTTGAGAACTGTCTTGCTGGGTTTAACAGCTCTGTGTTTGCCTATGGACAG ACGGGAAGTGGGAAAACATATACAATGTGGGGACCAGCCAATGCTTTACTGGAAGAAAACCTAGCCAATGAGCAGCAGGGATTAACACCTCGAGTTTTTGAACGACTTTTTGCTCGCATTAATGAG GAGCAAATAAAGCATGCTGACAAACAGCTTACGTATCAGTGCCGTTGCTCTTTCCTTGAG ATTTACAATGAACAAATAACTGATTTGTTGGATCCGACTCAAAAGAATCTTCAG ATAAGAGAGGATGTTAAATCAGGTGTTTATGTTGAAAATCTCAAAGAGGAGTGCGTATCAACAGTCAAGGACGTAATCCGGCTTTTGTTGAAG GGACTTTCACACAGGAAGACTGGCGTGACAAGTGTAAATGCAGAGAGTTCACGTTCACACAGTGTTTTTACGTGTGTTGTCGAATCACAATGCAAG AGTATGACAGATGGCGTAAGCAGCTTCAAGACTAGCAGAATAAATTTAGTTGATCTTGCTGGGTCAGAAAGGCAAAAGCTGACAGGTGCGGCTGGAGAACGGCTGAAAGAAGCAGGAAATATCAATCGATCTTTGTCACAACTAGG GAATCTGATAAACATTCTGGCTGAAGTCTCCCAAACTGGAAAGCAAAGACATATCCCATATAGAGACTCAAGGTTGACATTTTTGCTACAGGAATCTCTCGGCGGTAACGCAAAACTTGCTATGATCTGTGCAATTTCTCCATCACAAAG CTGTAGAAGTGAGACTTTTAGCACACTGAGGTTTGCACAGCGCGCAAAGGCAATTAAGAACAAGGCTGTTGTCAATGAGGTCACTCAGGATGATATCAATGTCTTGAGAGAAGTGATAAAGCAGCTTAAG GATGAACTGCAACGAATGAAGGCACATGGAGACCACAATAATCCAAATGCAGCATACGCAAATAGTTGGAATGCACGTCGAAGCTTGAGTCTCTTGAAGTTCAGCCTCAATCATCCAATGGCATTACGCCATCTGGATGAAGACGGTGATATAGAGATGGAAGTTGTCGACGAAGCTGTTGACAAGCTGTGCCACAAAGTTGGTCTAGAATCAACTGGCACTAAAAGTATTACGAATCCTGGTGGTGTGGGCAAAACCTCTATTAATGGAAATATTGAAAGTCAAATCTCTGAAGTGTCAGATGTAAGCATGGAAGAGGGAATGTCAGAAATTGATACAACTGAAACAATAGTAGATACTAGCTGCTCGTCCAATAACAAGACTGATGGCATAGCAGATATGGAAGAAGCTATGAATGAAACACCATCTCAAGCAACCGAGGATAGCTCTGTGAATATGGGGTCTTctcttactactactactaccacaGTTGCGGTACCCGCAAATAATCTTCCATGTGGATCCTTGGAGGCTGTAACTACGACTACCCTGAGTCTAATTCCATGTGACGTTTCTCCAATTCTGCCATCTCCAGCTCCAAGCGTTTCCCCGAGACCATCAGTTACTAGTAGTAGAAAGAGTCTAAAATCTTCAACAATGCTAACTGCATCACAGAAGGCTGTACAGAGCTCTGGGCTAGGCAACCAACCTCGTAGAACTACAGATAATTTGGCGGCAAGCCTTCATCGCGGCCTTGAGATAATTGAATGTCAGCGTCAGAGTTCTGCATTTAGGACATCACCGCTGAGGTTTTCATTCAAGCCTACAGAGTTAAAGACAATTTTGCCCTTACCAAAAATCGATGTAGGTACTCAAACTCTATCGGAAAGCCCTGACATGCTGGCAGAAGATTCTGTAGTGTATGTCTGCAGTACTTGCAAGAAAAGAATTCATAATGTGGACGAGGAAGAAGCGACTGACCCTTCAAATCTTCAGTTGGTACCTGTTGATAGGTCACTGCCTGCTGAGAAGCCTATGAAACAAGTTCCGAAG GCAGTAGAAAAGGTTCTGGCAGGAGCAATCAGGAGAGAAATGGCGCTTGAGGATTTCTGTGCGAAACAAAGTCATGAGATTAGCCACCTAAACCGTTTG GTTCAACAGTACAAGCACGAAAGAGAATGCAATGCCATTATAGGTCAGATGCGCGAGGACAAAATTAATAGGCTTGAGAACCTTATGGATGGGGTGCTACCTTCTGAGGACTTCATGGAAGAGGAATTTATCTGTCTCCGTAAAGAACATGAG ATATTGAAGGAGAAATATGAAAACCATCCTGAAGTCCTAGAGACCAGAATTGAGCTAGAGAGAGCACAAGATGAGTTAGAAAGATTGCGGAACTTCTTTGATATGGGCGAGAAGGAAGTCTTAGTGGAGGAGATTCATGATTTAAGGAGCCAGCTCCAATACTATACAGAAAATTCACCTAAGGCTAGACAACGAAAGTCTCTTTTGCAATTAACTTACTCCTGTGACCCGAGCCCATGTCCACAATTGAACCCAATTGTAGAAGCAAATGAAGAGAATGCTATGGAAAAACTCGAGCAGGAGAGAACTAAGTGGACCGAGGTGGAGAGCCAATGGATATCTCTGGCAGATGAACTAAAACTGGAACTGGAAACTTGTCGTTCCCATGCTGAAGTACTAGAGCGTGAACTTGTGGCTGAAAAAAAATGCTCAGATGAGCTGAAAGAGGCCATGCAGTTAGCCATGGAGGGCCATGCACGTATGCTAGAGCAATATGCTGACCTTGAGGAGAAACATATGCAAATGCTTGCTAGGCACAGAAAGATGCAAGAAGGCATCGAGGATGTGAAGAAAGCTGCTGTTAAATCAGGGGTAAAGGGGCCTGAATCAAAGTTCATTAATATTCTTGCTGCTCAGATTTCAGCTTTCagagtggaaaaagaaaaggaaaggcgGTATTTGAGGGATGAAAACAAAATGCTTCAGTCTCAACTAAGAGATACTGCAGAAGCTGTGCAGGCTGCTGGTGAATTACTTGTTCGTCTGAAAGAAGCTGAAGAAGCTATAGCTGCTGCTGAG ACGCGTGCTCTGAAGGCAGAAGAAGAGACTCAGAAGCTTAGCAAGCAAATCGACGAATTAAAGAAACAACATGAACTGGAAATGTCTACATTGAATCATGTTGTTGCTAAGTCCCCCCCATTTCCCGATCACAAACAAAGTGCGGCAAAGTACGATGCAGGAACGCATGAAAGCTTCGAGAACAACCGATGGAAAGAAGAATTCGAGGGTTTCTTTGATAAAGATGCAGATGATGACTTGTCATCGAAGTTATCGGAACCAGCTTCATGGTTTTCTGGGTATGATAGATGTAATATATAG
- the LOC141642092 gene encoding putative UDP-N-acetylglucosamine--peptide N-acetylglucosaminyltransferase SEC: protein MLLLQNDSSSNLQYQQQQQHQQQLNLQQFQRNLQGARVSFDRNDVIFFHSDNNNNNNQQSSSSSNKQLLLQQQSSLPSSSLSNVNKVSQAGDPRLADDTLLLTLAHQKYKSGNYKQALEFSNILYEKNPRRTDNLLLLGAIYYQLHDFDSCISKNEEAIVIEPRFAECYGNMANAWKEKGNIDLAIQYYMVAIELRPNFADAWSNLANAYMRKGRLSEASQCCRQALALNPHLIDARCTLGNLMKAQGLVSEAYNCYVEVLRIQPTLSIAWSNLAGLLVETGDYTNAIHYYKEAIKHKPTCVDAYLNLGNVYKALGKPQEAVLCYQRALQVRPDYAIGYGNLASIYYEQGQLDMAILHYERAISCDPGFLEAYNNLGNALKDAGRADEAAQYYRQCLSLQPSHPQALTNLGNIYMEWNMIGTAAQYYKATLNVTTGLSAPYNNLAMIYKQQGNCTDAITCYTEVLRIDPSAADAFLNRGNTYKETGRINEAIQDYMNAINVRPSMAEAHANLASAYKDSGQVELAVKSYKHALMLRPDFPEASCNLLHTLQCVCGWEDRESRLIEVEGILRRQIQMNVLPSVQPFHAFAYPLEPMLALEISRKYAEHCSIVAARYSLPPFSYPTPIPVKGNGGSRRLRLGYVSSDFGNHPLSHLMGSVFGMHNRENFEVFCYALSPSDGSEWRLRTQSEAEHFIDVSSLSSDAIAKLINDDKIQILVNLNGYTKGARNEIFAMQPAPVQVSYMGFPGTMGATYIQYLVTDEFVSPSHLSHIYAEKLVHVPNCYFVSDYKQKNRDVLDPKSQPKRSDYGLPEDKFIFGCFNQLYKIDPDIFDTWCNILKRVPNSVLWLLRFPAAGESRLRAYAAARGVQQDQIIFTDVAMKGEHIRRSALADLCLDTPLCNGHTTGTDVLWAGLPMLTLPLEKMASRVAGSLCMATGVGEEMVVNSLREYEEKAVSLALNRPKLLDLTDRLKAARLTCPLFDTARWVKNLERAFFKMWNLHCAGQHPQPFKVTENDLECPYDR, encoded by the exons ATGTTGCTGCTGCAGAATGATAGTAGTAGTAATCTGCAGtatcagcagcagcaacaacaccAGCAGCAGCTGAATTTGCAGCAGTTTCAGCGGAATTTGCAAGGAGCTAGGGTTTCGTTCGATCGTAATGATGTGATATTTTTTCActctgataataataataataataatcaacagagtagtagtagtagtaataagcAGCTGTTGTTGCAGCAGCAATCGTCGCTTCCGTCGTCGTCGTTGTCCAATGTTAATAAGGTTTCTCAGGCCGGTGATCCTCGCTTAG CTGACGACACGCTGCTGCTGACTCTTGCCCACCAAAAGTACAAATCAGGGAACTACAAACAGGCGTTGGAATTCAGTAATATTTTATATGAAAAAAATCCGCGCCGCACTGATAACCTTCTGCTGCTGGGTGCTATTTATTACCAG ttgCATGACTTTGATTCTTGCATCTCAAAAAATGAAGAGGCTATTGTTATTGAACCTCGTTTTGCTGAATGTTATGGGAACATGGCAAATGCATGGAAG GAGAAAGGCAATATCGACCTCGCTATTCAGTATTACATGGTTGCAATTGAG CTGCGACCTAATTTTGCTGATGCATGGTCCAACTTGGCTAATGCCTACATGAGAAAAGGAAGGCTCAGTGAGGCTTCCCAGTGCTGCCGTCAGGCACTTGCACTAAATCCCCATCTG ATTGATGCTCGTTGCACCCTTGGTAATTTGATGAAAGCTCAAGGTCTTGTGTCTGAG GCATACAATTGTTATGTTGAGGTTCTCCGCATCCAACCGACACTTTCTATAGCTTGGTCCAATCTTGCTGGACTTTTGGTGGAGACAGGGGATTATACAAATGCTATTCACTATTACAAG GAAGCTATCAAACACAAGCCTACGTGTGTAGATGCCTACCTAAATTTAGGAAATGTGTACAAG GCTCTGGGGAAGCCTCAGGAAGCTGTATTATGTTATCAGCGTGCCCTGCAGGTCCGGCCAGACTATGCTATAGGATATG GTAATCTTGCAAGTATCTACTATGAGCAAGGGCAACTTGACATGGCAATTCTTCATTATGAAAGAGCTATCTCTTGTGATCCTGGATTTCTGGAAGCTTATAATAATTTG GGCAATGCATTAAAGGATGCTGGTCGAGCTGATGAGGCGGCTCAGTACTATCGT CAATGCCTCTCTCTGCAACCGAGTCACCCCCAGGCATTAACAAATCTTGGAAACATATATATGGAGTG GAACATGATTGGTACTGCAGCGCAGTACTACAAGGCCACACTTAATGTTACTACAGGACTGTCTGCACCTTATAATAATCTCGCAATGATTTATAAACAGCAG GGCAATTGCACAGATGCCATAACCTGCTACACAGAAGTTCTTAGAATTGATCCTTCAGCAGCTGATGCTTTTCTGAATCGGGGTAATACATATAAGGAAACTGGAAGAATCAATGAAGCTATCCAAGACTACATGAATGCGATTAATGTTCGCCCTTCTATGGCTGAAGCTCATGCGAACCTGGCATCTGCCTATAAAGACAG TGGCCAAGTAGAACTAGCTGTAAAAAGTTACAAACATGCATTAATGTTACGGCCTGATTTCCCAGAGGCATCATGCAATCTTCTTCACACATTACAG TGTGTATGTGGCTGGGAAGATAGAGAAAGCAGGCTTATTGAAGTAGAAGGGATACTGAGGCGGCAAATACAG ATGAATGTTCTACCAAGTGTCCAGCCGTTCCATGCCTTTGCTTATCCTCTTGAGCCAATGCTTGCCCTTGAAATTAG TCGTAAATACGCAGAACACTGTTCTATTGTGGCAGCTCGATATTCACTTCCTCCATTCAGTTATCCTACTCCTATACCTGTAAAGGGTAATGGTGGGAGTAGGCGGTTGAGACTTGG ATATGTCAGTAGCGATTTTGGGAATCATCCTTTATCACATCTTATGGGCTCAGTCTTCGGTATGCACAACAGAGAAAACTTTGAG GTATTCTGTTATGCATTGAGTCCAAGTGATGGCTCCGAGTGGAGGTTGCGCACACAATCAGAGGCTGAGCACTTTATTGATGTCTCTTCGTTGTCCTCTGACGCAATTGCTAAATTAATTAATGACGACAAGATTCAGATCTTGGTCAACCTTAATGGATACACAAAG GGTGCCAGAAATGAAATATTTGCGATGCAGCCTGCTCCAGTTCAGGTCTCATATATGGGATTTCCTGGAACCATGGGGGCGACTTACATACAGTATCTTGTAACAGATGAG TTTGTCTCTCCAAGCCATCTGTCACACATTTATGCTGAGAAGCTTGTTCATGTTCCCAATTGTTACTTTGTTAGTGATTATAAGCAG aaaaaTCGGGATGTATTGGATCCTAAAAGTCAACCTAAGCGATCTGACTATGGACTGCCAGAGGACAAATTCATTTTTGGATGTTTTAATCAGCTATACAAAATTGATCCCGACATTTTTGACACTTG GTGCAATATTCTTAAACGCGTTCCCAATAGCGTTCTCTGGCTTCTGAGGTTTCCAGCTGCAGGGGAGAGTAGGCTTCGTGCAT ATGCTGCTGCAAGGGGTGTGCAACAGGACCAGATTATTTTTACCGATGTTGCCATGAAAGGCGAGCACATCAGACGCAGTGCTTTGGCGGATCTGTGCCTTGACAC GCCATTATGCAACGGACACACCACTGGCACAGATGTTCTGTGGGCTGGTTTACCAATGTTGACACTTCCCCTAGAGAAAATGGCCAGTAGGGTTGCTGGTTCATTGTGTATGGCAACTGGTGTTGGCGAGGAGATGGTAGTTAACAG CTTGAGAGAGTATGAAGAGAAGGCCGTGTCTTTGGCATTGAATAGACCGAAGCTTCTGGATCTCACTGATAGACTGAAGGCTGCCCGCTTGACTTGCCCTCTTTTCGACACTGCTCGTTGG GTGAAAAATCTAGAGCGAGCATTTTTCAAGATGTGGAACTTGCACTGTGCTGGCCAGCATCCTCAGCCATTTAAAGTGACTGAGAATGACCTAGAATGCCCTTACGACAGATAG